The proteins below come from a single Stomoxys calcitrans chromosome 1, idStoCalc2.1, whole genome shotgun sequence genomic window:
- the LOC106082466 gene encoding uncharacterized protein LOC106082466 has product MEYMEYATLAWEYLPYAFYAFVFLTLIPKSVGKINAFAKANYEANRYKYHRCYGPELCCHILEGGEEHLPKQKSRKAVTRVYPKKQVGKKDAKPASTVSVEEPANVYKRQVHTHTNVNKIAKMFESGGVQKKINRVTPTVLPDFRRCSMNFDDEEEMYERKDSLTVPKVEVCMPKKRENVVLRRLPKLSQELEENNENSSNVLNQMPREEVPTDFKASWRSEPIAIQKPKREIPAPLSLHELSSATPSTMSPSHSSPPSSPHSECSPVALSPLERFAPMLNMKSSLEDIFAAIAKSAEDSDGFLYRSCSSLSPVTSIDDILSERRLSRPLSAYSISDLLNDDHSGNNKALDEASYMESYLKVLNKT; this is encoded by the coding sequence ATGGAGTATATGGAATATGCCACCTTAGCTTGGGAATACTTGCCCTATGCCTTCTATGCCTTTGTATTCCTGACCTTAATCCCAAAGTCGGTGGGAAAAATCAATGCTTTTGCCAAAGCCAACTATGAGGCAAATCGTTACAAATATCATCGCTGCTATGGACCTGAGCTATGTTGTCATATTCTGGAGGGGGGAGAGGAGCATTTACCCAAACAAAAATCCCGCAAAGCGGTCACCCGAGTATATCCCAAAAAGCAGGTTGGCAAGAAGGATGCAAAACCTGCTTCTACAGTCAGTGTGGAAGAACCTGCCAATGTCTATAAACGCCAGGTTCACACTCACACCAATGTCAATAAAATAGCAAAGATGTTCGAAAGTGGAGGTGTCCAAAAGAAAATCAATCGGGTGACGCCTACCGTTTTACCCGATTTCCGCAGATGTTCTATGAACTTCGACGATGAGGAGGAAATGTACGAGAGAAAAGATAGCTTGACTGTGCCCAAAGTCGAGGTGTGCATGCCCAAGAAAAGGGAGAATGTGGTATTGCGCCGTTTGCCCAAGCTAAGCCAAGAGTTGGAGGAAAACAATGAAAATTCCTCAAATGTCTTAAACCAAATGCCCAGGGAGGAAGTCCCAACGGATTTTAAGGCCAGTTGGCGCAGTGAACCCATAGCCATACAAAAGCCAAAGCGTGAAATTCCTGCCCCTTTGAGTTTGCACGAACTGAGTTCGGCCACACCCTCCACAATGTCGCCATCCCATTCTTCGCCGCCGTCTTCACCCCACTCGGAGTGTTCACCGGTGGCCCTATCACCTCTGGAGCGTTTCGCCCCAATGCTGAATATGAAATCCAGCCTAGAAGATATCTTTGCCGCCATAGCCAAGAGTGCCGAGGATTCTGATGGTTTTCTATATCGAAGCTGCAGTTCCCTATCACCGGTGACTTCTATCGATGACATACTTTCAGAGAGACGTCTGTCGCGACCCTTATCGGCCTATTCCATAAGCGATCTGCTAAACGATGATCACAGTGGTAATAATAAGGCTTTGGATGAGGCTTCATACATGGAAAGTTATCTTAAAGTTTTGAATAAGACCTGA